The genomic segment taggAACCAAGGGAATAAGCTGCAGTCTGAATTCAAAGTGATATGAGTGAGAAGTAAATTCTATGCTAGATTGAACAGGGAACCATTGAGTAGAATACATTAAAGTTGTCACCATTATTACTCTCACTGAACTGTTTTCTGAAACTGAAGTTTCAGGAAACTTGTAGAACAACCAACAAGAAATGACTTTAGTCCAGCCTAAAGTGGATGAATGTAGGCATTAGCTTTTCAGTGTCAGTCCAAAAGAGCATAATTTGAATTTTGGCAGTATTGTGCAGAGAAAAGAGAGCTCTACATATTTGTTTGATGGGCAAGTTAACGTATATCTTCTGGTCAAAAATGATGTGGAGTAGGACTTGAGGCATTGATCTGTCTGTATGGGTTATAATTCTTGAATCATTGTTTTCTGCAATTTGTTTTGACCAAATGTGGTAATTTTTTCTCCTGACAGAATTCAAGTCATGGCTTATGAGGCACAAGGTTCCACGGTCGGCCGGCCATTGGCGTTTGCTAATGAAGAGCGGAGGGCTGTTCATTCCTGGTCCCGGATCTCGTCAGCAGGACATAATGTCCTCCTAGATGCTTTGAAGATTCTCAGCCCAATGTCCCGTGACCTTTCAAGCACTGAGGAGCTTGTTGCCTTCCTGGAGGAGCTAAGTGAGGAGGGTCACAAGCCCACCGTGCTTCGCAGCAAGGACGTGTATGACTACCGGTCGTGCACAAGCCAACCCCTGACTGAGGACATGCTGAGACCACCAAATAGGAATGTCAAACCCACAGCTAAGAGGCGGAGGAGAAGGCCTCTGACCAAGAAGAGGGAAGTTCACCCATCCTGGAACACCTCTGAGAGGAGCAACCCCAGGATTCAAGGCATTCGCCCTCCAGAACCATTGGTGGACCATCGCATCATCGTTTGTAGCAGGATACCCAGTCGGATTGTGGCAAATTCAAACGTGGACATGCAACCGTGCCTCAGACTGACCAGTATTGAAGGTCTATCTGGCTTCCACACAGCCAGACTCCAGATCCACACTACTCCACACTCATCCTCTGAGGTGGCCTCTAGTGGCTTTTTACAGCAACAGTACCCGCCAGCGCTTTCAGGAATACCTTCTCAGCCTTCTCAGAATGGTGGCGGGGCATCCACCAAAGCTGTGGCCTTGTTCAGCCAGAAGACTCTGTCCTGCCCGATCCGACTAGATGGCGCTCTGATTGGAGACTCTGCACCGGTTTTATATGCTAATGGTCGGGCATTCCCACAGACTGACACAGAGCTGACCAGCAACGGCTGGAGGAGCAATGGGCTCCATAGAGACGTTCGTGGCCCCAAGGATCTGAACAACCCAACCCGGCAGAGAAATAGTTGGAAGGACAAGAAAAGTTTTAGAGGGAAAGTGATAAAGGTAGATGACTCTCGGTCAGTGGAAGAGGCCTGCAGAAAAGCGCAGAAGATTCTACAGGTCAACCTCTCTCCAGTGATTCAGATTCAACCTCTCAACCATGTGCTGAGAGGCTTCAGATACCAGAACAAGTGACAATTCCTCTAAACTTacacattgtttcttttagcagATTTTAGTGTTTTACAGTAGCCTCCATTGAGCGGTATCCGGTGTTGAAGATGGACAAGATGTTGGTCTGTTTGTGGAACTGTTGGTTCCTGATGGAGACATCTGGGATTTAAAGGCATTTGAAGTTAGGTGGTGTTTTTCCTAGCAGGCTGGGAAATGACTATTAGCCAAATGCTGGTACATTTTCACTGTTGATGTTTATGCTACGCAACACTTCAACATGACATCCTTGTGCTTTGAGATGTTTGGGACATAAGTGAGCTTGTACCAGAATCAGCACCTTTAACGATGTGTTGGGTGTAGAGTATTTAAACTCATTTGAAGTAGAgcgccatttttttttttttttataaaggttGTTTcgtctttcttttttgtgtccAACTTGCTATGTCACTCTGCAACACCACtggaaagaagggaaaaaagtgaAGCTTGTGCTGGGACAACCACCGCTGTTTAATTTCTATAAATAAACTAAATTAAAGGAGGGGAATTGTGTCTTCCTTCTGTgaagttttttgtttctgctggAAATCAGGAAGGCGTTCTGTGCATGAGTACAGCATTGAACCAAACATTTAAAACTAGAGTCCATCACAAAGTGTTCCTTAGGTTTAGAGAATcagtaaacaaaaataaaatgaccatTAAATAATCTTTGATgtcttaaaatgacaaaatatgaATTGGTGGAAGAAAATGAGTATGGAAGAGTTCTCAGGTCTTGTTATCAGTCTTTTTGAAGGTACCTATTATGGTGATTTCCAGCTTCAAAGTTTATTCTAACTTTGCATggttcacagttcaaaataataagAATACAGTTATTTATTACACTGAGCATTTGTGGACTCACTGTCTGAAACCAGCCAGTTGAGCTGGTCTCCCTTTAAGGGCACCCTCCCCTTTGTAAGCcatctttcttctgattggctgcccttcACATAGTTGGCAAAACTATTATCCACTCACATCTAACTTACTGTGATAACAGCCAAAGCTGGGTTGGAGATGGCCATATAAGGACATCCTCTTTCACTTACACCACACAAAGCCAAGAGTAGAATCATCTTGGTGCACTTCGAGTTAGTAAAGGGATTATTTGAATGTTTGATCAGGTTAAAATTAGCATGTAATGGTGTATACATATGATAGCAAATGaggaaaagcaaaataattCAACTCAGATTTCTGAGACTAAAGATTTCAAGATTAAATCTCAATATTGTCTCATGTTTTCGCCATTTAAAACCCAGATTatacaaatttatttatattttttattaataatttcatttccTCTACTTTGTAGTGTGTGGCTCTGGTTTATACCCATGAGTTAAAACTATTTcacatgagagaaaaaaggaaaaaatatccAATGCATGTACTCAGGATCAGTTGCTGCtccagtttcctgttttccAGTACCGAACAGGCAGAAAACAGAGGAGTCCTGATGGAACACATTTGTTTGGCTGAGTTGGAGACATTTGTGGTGGAATCTGTTTACTTCAGTGGCAGGGCAGTTTGTTTCCTGTCCAGCGTCACAGCAAGTTTGATCTACTACCAGAactcatttgttttttgttttttagctgaATTTGCCCAATgaatgatatatatttttttttttttttttttttttttgaacttcCCAGCTTTGATTTGAGTGATGTCGCCCACCTTCTgactaaacaaaatgcactttgtCAGTGTGCCAGTGCTTTACTGTCACCTGTTCCTGACACGGCAGTCTTTAACGTTCTTTTCCGCTGCTTCATTTAGAAGATCTCTGAAAATCTGATTTCTTTTAACTCCACACTGGTTTCCTCTACAGGTGCTAATCTTCCAAAGGTGGTGCTGAACAAAAAGATTAGCGCAacatagtttttcttcttcttagtcAACTTGATGCATTTAAGAACAGGAACTTCCTGTTGAGGGATTGATAGTTCGTCTGCCGGTTCGGGTGAGCACGCCAAACCGCCTTTTGTGCTTTCCAAAGGGTTTCTACTGTGAGCAAGTAAGGAATCTGTTTTCATGTTAGTTGTGACAAACATCTGTATTTCCCTCCAGAAATCCACATTCCACCAGACAAATATTGTTGCGTGCCAACTTTCAGAAAAATCAgtttgatataaataaaacatcttAAAGTCAGTCTCCATAGATTTTCTGAAGCAAGACCATTAAATCAAGCTCTAAATCCAGAAAATGTAACTTAACTTCCACTGTTTGCCTGTACAATCCCAAGAAAATAGACAAATTTAATCTCCAGCTCAGTAAATAATGGCAGTCTTTGGATTTTCAAAACACTGATGTTCAAATGCTGTTTTCTTATGTGGGATCTGTAGCAGAAAGTACACATTAAATTTGATGATCTACAAATATGTAATTTAGGTTATGAAGTAAGACTGATGAATTGGAAACATCCCCATGTTGTTTGAACTGAGACCACATCTGCTGTTTGGCGTCTGCCTTTACAGATTACCCACATGTCCTGGTGAACTTTTTGTTCTGGAAGAGTCTCAGTTTTGTTGTACCCCCTTGCAGTTGGTCTGTCTTGACCATGCCCTTTTCTagatctgctttctgttagTCTTGTTTGTGCAAAACTTGTATAATATTGTATTTCCTACATGaactttgaaaaatgtttttgttcaatAAAACTGATCTGAAATGTATCCGTACAGTCTCTTTTATCCACCTGTAGGTCCACTAACGCAGGTACACTATGATCAGACATTTCCTGTATATTTATCTAGTAACCCTAACTCAAATCTTGTGGTGTTAAAACATCTTGCTGTGACAAAAAGTCAAAACCTCTAATGGTTGAGCCACAACATTTAATTAACAATATCCATGTGTTTCTTtgaatttttcaatttttctgcTGCTTATGTAGGGTCAAGTTGTGGGTGCAGCAGTCTTGAGCAGACAAGCTCAGACATCCCTCTCCCTAGCCATCACCTCAAGGATATTGAGGCCTTCCCAGCTGAGGGAATCTCTCTCCAGCATGATCAAGCTCCTTACATTATCCTTACACTTGTACTTAAGAGCCAGGTAGATTTTTAGAGGAAAGTCATTTCTGCAATCTCATTAATTTGGTCAGTAACTAGAACTTGCAGTCAGGATAGGAGGTGGGTAGAAATATTGACTGACTGGTAGATCGAGAGCTTCACCTAAACATTGGTGCAGCGTCAGAGTAAAGAAAATTCTGTACAGAACTGTTGTAAAAGTGAtagctcagtctcctgctcCACTTTCCCTCATTCATAATCA from the Oreochromis aureus strain Israel breed Guangdong linkage group 5, ZZ_aureus, whole genome shotgun sequence genome contains:
- the ccdc71 gene encoding uncharacterized protein ccdc71, encoding MAYEAQGSTVGRPLAFANEERRAVHSWSRISSAGHNVLLDALKILSPMSRDLSSTEELVAFLEELSEEGHKPTVLRSKDVYDYRSCTSQPLTEDMLRPPNRNVKPTAKRRRRRPLTKKREVHPSWNTSERSNPRIQGIRPPEPLVDHRIIVCSRIPSRIVANSNVDMQPCLRLTSIEGLSGFHTARLQIHTTPHSSSEVASSGFLQQQYPPALSGIPSQPSQNGGGASTKAVALFSQKTLSCPIRLDGALIGDSAPVLYANGRAFPQTDTELTSNGWRSNGLHRDVRGPKDLNNPTRQRNSWKDKKSFRGKVIKVDDSRSVEEACRKAQKILQVNLSPVIQIQPLNHVLRGFRYQNK